The following coding sequences lie in one Arachis hypogaea cultivar Tifrunner chromosome 4, arahy.Tifrunner.gnm2.J5K5, whole genome shotgun sequence genomic window:
- the LOC112796983 gene encoding sulfoquinovosyl transferase SQD2: protein MAATSLSINPSLSPNFRSSPSPPSSSNSGKLQLFQPIGAKPITLFCRGARLCSLQSPRTFKSRKSVVLGAGKMSISDQELREEEGEEGPPSENNSRPRRIALFVEPSPFAYVSGYKNRFQNFIKHLREMGDEVLVVTTHEGVPKEFYGAKIIGSRSFPCPWYQKVPLSLALSPRIISAVARFKPDIIHASSPGIMVFGALIIAKLLSVPIVMSYHTHVPVYIPRYTFSWLVKPMWLVIKFLHRAADLTLVPSVAIARDLLAARVTAANKIRLWNKGVDSDSFHPRYRSHEMRLRLSNGELEKPLIIHVGRLGVEKSLDFLKRIMDKLPEARIAFIGDGPYREELEKMFEGMPVVFTGMLGGEELSQAYASGDVFVMPSESETLGLVVLEAMSSGIPVVGARAGGIPDIIPTDQEGKIGYLYTPGDLEDCMSKLEPLLLNRELRETMGKAARQEMEKYDWRAATRKIRNEQYSAAIWFWRKKRAQLLRPIQWATKRIFPSPAINYR, encoded by the exons ATGGCCGCCACTTCTCTCTCTATAAATCCCTCTCTCTCCCCCAACTTTCGTTCATCGCCCTCCCCACCTTCTTCTTCAAATTCCGGTAAATTGCAACTCTTTCAGCCAATTGGAGCGAAACCGATTACTCTTTTCTGCAGGGGAGCGCGATTGTGCTCTCTGCAGAGTCCAAGGACATTCAAGAGTAGGAAAAGTGTGGTTCTTGGAGCTGGAAAAATGAGCATATCAGATCAAGAATTGCGTgaggaggaaggagaagaggGTCCTCCTTCTGAGAACAATTCAAGGCCTCGTCGAATTGCTCTCTTTGTTGAGCCTTCTCCTTTTGC ATATGTCTCTGGATATAAAAATCGGTTCCAGAATTTTATTAAGCATCTCCGTGAAATGGGAGATGAG GTATTGGTTGTGACAACACATGAAGGAGTGCCCAAGGAATTTTATGGCGCTAAAATAATCGGATCCCGGAG TTTCCCCTGCCCATGGTATCAGAAGGTACCTCTCTCCTTGGCTCTCAGTCCAAGAATAATTTCAGCGGTCGCCCGGTTCAAGCCTGACATAATACATGCGTCGTCACCTGGCATAATG GTTTTCGGTGCTCTTATCATTGCAAAACTTCTCTCTGTTCCCATTGTCATGTCCTATCATACACATGTACCAGT TTACATTCCGAGATATACATTTAGCTGGCTGGTGAAACCCATGTGGTTGGTCATAA AATTTCTACATAGAGCAGCTGATCTCACTCTAGTTCCATCGGTTGCCATTGCGAGGGATCTCCTAGCAGCTAGAGTAACAGCAG CTAACAAGATTCGACTTTGGAACAAGGGTGTTGATTCTGACAGCTTCCATCCTCGATACCGCTCGCATGAAATGCGATTAAGATTGAG CAATGGTGAACTGGAGAAACCCTTGATAATTCATGTTGGACGGCTTGGAGTTGAGAAGAGTTTAGATTTTCTCAAAAG GATCATGGATAAGCTTCCTGAAGCACGAATTGCTTTTATTGGAGATGGGCCTTACAG GGAGGAGCTGGAGAAAATGTTTGAGGGTATGCCTGTAGTATTCACAGGAATGTTGGGAGGCGAAGAACTCTCCCAAGCATACGCTAGCGGAGATGTTTTCGTTATGCCTTCAGAGTCAGAGACACTTGGGCTTGTGGTTTTGGAGGCCATGTCTTCGGGGATTCCTGTGGTGGGAGCACGAGCCGGAGGAATTCCGGACATAATCCCTACAGATCAAGAGGGAAAAATTGGCTATCTCTACACTCCAGGCGATCTTGAAGACTGCATGAGCAAATTGGAGCCCTTGTTGCTTAACAGAGAGTTGAGGGAAACCATGGGAAAAGCTGCACGCCAAGAGATGGAGAAGTATGATTGGAGGGCAGCTACTCGAAAGATTCGCAACGAGCAGTACAGCGCTGCCATTTGGTTCTGGCGCAAGAAGAGAGCTCAACTGTTGAGACCCATTCAATGGGCCACAAAACGCATCTTCCCCTCTCCAGCAATCAACTATCGTTGA